Proteins encoded together in one Triticum dicoccoides isolate Atlit2015 ecotype Zavitan chromosome 7B, WEW_v2.0, whole genome shotgun sequence window:
- the LOC119336327 gene encoding exopolygalacturonase-like gives MAFPLVALFFMISARWCLEIAHAGRQVFDVMDFGAIADGETDDSKAFIRAWMKACASPGRPAVVVPKGEYRLQPVVFRGPCKGYMQVRLAGDLRAPDDLAAFRGSHEWINFASIDGLLVTGGGTFDGRGASSWHLNQCPTNPNCKPLPVSIKLGRVRNVTITGVTSLDSKFFHVIIIGSQDVSIHRVTIRAPRDSPNTDGVHIQGSSNVRITDTAIATGDDCISVGPGTADITVSGVSCGPGHGISVGSLGRHPGEEDVRGLRVSNCTLAGTANGVRIKTWRGGLRPGSVVSGLVFEDIVMRKVRNPIIIDQEYCPYSSSSCRHESAQRPSVVKISDVKFKNIRGVSATQVAVKLSCSGASPCHGLELRDIDLTYVKRGVATESRCENVAGGIAGGMLVPPSCI, from the exons ATGGCGTTTCCCCTGGTTGCTCTGTTTTTCATGATCTCGGCTAGGTGGTGCCTGGAGATCGCTCATGCCGGACGCCAGGTGTTCGACGTTATGGACTTCGGCGCCATTGCCGACGGAGAGACGGATGACTCAAAG GCTTTCATAAGGGCGTGGATGAAGGCGTGCGCGTCGCCGGGGAGGCCGGCCGTCGTGGTCCCCAAGGGCGAGTACCGGCTCCAGCCAGTGGTCTTCCGCGGTCCGTGCAAGGGCTACATGCAGGTGCGCCTCGCCGGCGACCTCCGCGCACCGGACGACCTGGCCGCGTTTCGGGGCAGCCACGAGTGGATCAACTTCGCCAGCATCGACGGGCTGCTCGTCACGGGCGGCGGCACATTCGACGGCCGCGGCGCGTCGTCGTGGCACCTCAACCAGTGCCCAACGAATCCGAACTGCAAGCCCCTCCCCGTC TCGATAAAGCTCGGGCGCGTGAGGAACGTTACCATCACGGGGGTGACGTCGCTGGACAGCAAGTTCTTCCACGTCATCATCATCGGCAGCCAGGACGTGTCCATCCATCGCGTCACCATCCGGGCGCCGCGGGACAGCCCCAACACGGACGGCGTCCACATCCAGGGCTCCTCCAACGTGCGCATCACCGACACGGCCATCGCCACGGGGGACGACTGCATCTCCGTCGGCCCGGGGACCGCCGACATCACCGTGTCCGGGGTGTCCTGCGGACCCGGCCACGGCATCAGCGTGGGCAGCCTCGGGAGGCACCCAGGCGAGGAGGACGTGCGCGGGCTGCGCGTGTCCAACTGCACCCTCGCCGGCACCGCCAACGGCGTACGCATCAAGACTTGGCGCGGCGGGCTCCGTCCGGGCTCCGTCGTGTCCGGTCTCGTCTTCGAGGACATCGTCATGAGGAAGGTCCGGAACCCCATCATCATCGACCAGGAGTACTGCCCCTACAGCTCCAGCTCCTGCCGCCATGAATCG GCGCAGCGGCCGTCCGTGGTGAAGATAAGCGATGTAAAGTTCAAGAACATCAGGGGCGTGTCGGCGACCCAGGTCGCGGTGAAGCTGTCGTGCAGCGGCGCGAGCCCGTGCCATGGACTGGAGCTCAGGGACATCGACCTGACGTACGTCAAGCGCGGCGTCGCCACAGAGTCGCGGTGCGAAAACGTCGCCGGTGGTATCGCCGGCGGCATGCTCGTACCTCCCTCATGTATATGA